One segment of Fusarium oxysporum f. sp. lycopersici 4287 chromosome 7, whole genome shotgun sequence DNA contains the following:
- a CDS encoding hypothetical protein (At least one base has a quality score < 10), translated as MATERDDAFPSSDREVRCDRRHPCAYCVRTENLCTYPPRHKPKERRQRVFISEIYEKKIDDIAQKLAELSNTLGAGQNPILHVVPAATASKIPSQPASTSRLAPVTQESSPSPSSGGGKPASHSKVGA; from the exons ATGGCTACCGAAAGAGATGATGCCTTCCCCTCATCGGATCGGGAA GTGCGCTGCGACCGGAGACACCCGTGTGCCTACTGTGTCCGCACCGAGAACCTCTGCACGTATCCGCCTAGGCACAAGCCCAAGGAAAGGCGACAACGCGTTTTTATCTCGGAGATATA TGAGAAAAAGATCGACGATATCGCGCAAAAACTCGCAGAGCTTAGCAATACATTGGGAGCTGGTCAAAACCCAATCTTACATGTTGTACCCGCAGCTACCGCATCGAAAATCCCATCCCAACCAGCATCGACTTCACGCCTCGCACCCGTAACCCAAGAATCGTCTCCATCACCTAGCAGTGGCGGTGGGAAGCCAGCTTCTCACTCCAAGGTTGGAGCATGA